The sequence GTTCTCCTTCTAGCTCGACAGGATCTGCTGAGAAGCAGCTTCCTGCTGCTCGTAGTGGTTCGCGTCGCGAATCAGCCCATCCCGCACCCCGTGCAGCATGTTCACGATGTTGCGAAACGCCGTCTGCATCTGACCCATGGTGTCCATCGAGGTCCGCTCCGCCAGACCACCCCAACCCGCACCGGAGATGTTGGTCGACGACGCCCACATCCGACGCGCCTCGTCCTCCACCGTCTGCGCATGCACATCAAAACGGCCCGCCATCGAACGCATCGCGTCCGGGTCAGTCATAAAACGTGTTGCCATGATTTCTCTCTCCTTATCTGCGGGTTCCGTCCTGCGGTGAGGGGTCTTAGCCGGCAACCACTGGCCGGGCCATCACGGTCGGCTTGAAGCCGTAGCGGGGAGTGCCGAGGCCGAAGCCGCCCCGTTCGGCGCCCATCGGCATGCCGCCGGGCATGGCCGCCATCGACTCGATCTGTTCCGGGGCGGCCGCCCAGCTGCTGCC is a genomic window of Mycolicibacter heraklionensis containing:
- a CDS encoding WXG100 family type VII secretion target, giving the protein MATRFMTDPDAMRSMAGRFDVHAQTVEDEARRMWASSTNISGAGWGGLAERTSMDTMGQMQTAFRNIVNMLHGVRDGLIRDANHYEQQEAASQQILSS